One region of Triticum aestivum cultivar Chinese Spring chromosome 6B, IWGSC CS RefSeq v2.1, whole genome shotgun sequence genomic DNA includes:
- the LOC123133386 gene encoding uncharacterized protein — MEEALIPDDRTWYRFLPILAWIVADAEEAGHTLEHGADELERAAAEANRIADLAHGGSDRAVLVLLRRDVHRVLNLERDRVADLRREAPDLAAAADPGPPYRPNSGPLVNVGRGLELLLGTEPSEEAIHSSLRWEDNRHVWYPEWLVGVRREVRHALRRLNRARAELEHVPLAVADFLAVATSPEGAATAVEACEANADGYATEAQHARRAVANLDNVLNILQGRDDILHVPPPGRVRYFFGYADNAAGDDAAAGD, encoded by the exons ATGGAGGAGGCGCTGATCCCCGACGACCGCACCTGGTACCGGTTCCTCCCCATCCTCGCTTGGATCGTCGCTGACGCTGAGGAGGCCGGCCACACGCTCGAGCATGGGGCGGATGAGCTCGAGCGCGCCGCCGCGGAGGCGAACCGCATCGCCGACCTGGCCCACGGGGGCTCCGACCGGGCGGTCCTGGTCCTCCTCCGCCGCGACGTCCACCGCGTCCTCAACCTCGAGCGCGACCGGGTCGCTGACCTCCGCCGCGAGGcgcccgacctcgccgccgccgccgatccgggGCCCCCCTATCGCCCGAACTCTGGCCCTCTGGTCAACGTCGGCCGCGGACTCGAGCTTCTTCTGGGCACCGAGCCTTCTGAGGAGGCGATACACTCCTCTCTGCGCTGGGAGGACAATCGTCACGTCTGGTATCCGGAGTGGCTCGTCGgcgtgaggagggaggtgaggcaCGCGCTCCGCAGGCTGAACCGCGCGCGGGCCGAGCTAGAGCATGTTCCCCTTGCAGTGGCCGATTTTCTTGCGGTGGCTACTTCGCCGGAGGGAGCTGCCACCGCCGTCGAGGCATGTGAGGCGAACGCCGATGGGTATGCCACCGAGGCTCAGCACGCCCGTCGGGCCGTGGCGAATCTGGACAACGTCCTCAACATCCTGCAAGGGCGGGATGACATTCTTCATGTTCCACCACCGGGCCGCGTCAGATACTTCTTCGGCTACGCCGACAACGCAG CCGGAGACGACGCCGCAGCCGGAGACTGA